In Musa acuminata AAA Group cultivar baxijiao chromosome BXJ2-3, Cavendish_Baxijiao_AAA, whole genome shotgun sequence, the following proteins share a genomic window:
- the LOC135607739 gene encoding uncharacterized protein LOC135607739, producing the protein MGTSAAVESPSSGWRNRNRSASPSPEFEFWIDANPSSHQPQLLTADELFSDGLLLPLGLLSLPLPGHTRTAARQTEPAQQPPPLPPAPKPITASASCSSTSESKRWKDMFKVAERKGAEERKLLKDRRSGAAVLNIGIWPFSRSRSAGSDTTSGGRPRAAAYGRKASSAPCSRSSSRGESSKPASPSASAAAGGKKWAASPGRADGVHVGRSSPVWPFHCGSNVVEPVARRRPDHRRNVTARKKGNGGGVGAMVLNFSVNTCIDLQW; encoded by the coding sequence ATGGGTACGTCAGCAGCAGTAGAAAGCCCGAGCAGCGGGTGGAGGAACCGCAACAGGAGCGCATCCCCTTCACCGGAGTTCGAGTTCTGGATCGATGCCAACCCCTCGTCTCACCAACCCCAGCTCCTGACCGCTGACGAACTCTTTTCCGAcggcctcctcctccccctcggcCTCCTGTCCCTCCCCTTGCCTGGCCACACCCGGACCGCCGCACGCCAAACCGAACCAGCTCAGCAGCCTCCGCCTCTGCCGCCGGCACCGAAGCCCATTACGGCATCCGCCTCGTGCTCGTCTACCTCGGAGTCGAAGCGGTGGAAGGACATGTTTAAGGTCGCGGAGAGGAAGGGAGCGGAGGAGAGGAAACTGCTGAAGGACCGGAGGAGCGGCGCCGCCGTGCTCAACATCGGCATCTGGCCTTTCTCCCGGAGCCGCTCCGCCGGGAGCGACACGACCTCTGGCGGCCGACCCCGGGCCGCGGCCTACGGCCGGAAGGCCAGCAGCGCTCCCTGCTCGCGAAGCAGCTCTCGCGGGGAGTCCTCCAAGCCCGCCTCCCCGTCGGCTTCGGCGGCAGCGGGCGGGAAGAAATGGGCCGCCAGCCCGGGCCGGGCAGACGGGGTTCACGTCGGCCGGTCCAGCCCGGTCTGGCCGTTCCACTGCGGCTCGAACGTCGTTGAACCGGTAGCCCGGAGGCGACCCGACCACAGGCGTAATGTCACCGCCAGAAAGAAAGGTAACGGCGGTGGCGTCGGGGCTATGGTGCTCAACTTTAGTGTGAACACTTGCATCGACCTGCAGTGGTGA
- the LOC135583885 gene encoding uncharacterized protein LOC135583885 produces MGRNVEESIALHAKYESLEGKDCQESIFSSMPKSPLPNSRPNSMVVKKVCPREFIPPHIVAEAISTLRGLDLRWSGPITPTEMQYVEQYVLAKYPQYSQGLIEEGDKNDLYSAYCNDKSPGGAREASCSPSMASNHPDLDMTRLEPSRLLDILARKSSFPGSFISIPEIQAQNRVLRHCGLTDEDYVVLFAPSYRDAMMLVGESYPFFRHNYYMSILDEEADCVREFAAYKDAKVIAAPATWLDLRIKGSQLSQYFRRKSKQRPKGLFAYPAEARGARYSMHWVSEAHRNSWHVLLDAAALVVGEDRLSLALHRPDFVLCTLDNTHANPSKVTCLLVRRRAFDTTLPQLEG; encoded by the exons ATGGGCAGAAATGTGGAGGAATCTATCGCTCTCCATGCTAAATATGAG AGTTTGGAAGGAAAGGATTGCCAAGAGTCGATCTTTAGCTCGATGCCCAAATCACCTCTACCAAATTCAAGACCAAATAGCATGGTTGTCAAG AAGGTATGTCCTCGCGAGTTCATTCCTCCCCATATCGTGGCCGAGGCCATATCCACACTCCGCGGCCTCGATCTGAGGTGGTCAGGGCCGATAACCCCAACCGAGATGCAGTACGTGGAGCAGTACGTCCTCGCGAAGTATCCGCAGTACTCTCAAGGCCTGATCGAGGAAGGCGACAAGAACGACTTGTACTCCGCCTACTGCAACGACAAGTCCCCAGGCGGAGCAAGGGAAGCTTCCTGCTCTCCCTCCATGGCCAGCAACCACCCCGACCTCGACATGACTCGATTGGAGCCGTCACGCCTCCTCGACATCCTCGCCAGGAAGTCCTCCTTCCCTGGGAGCTTCATATCGATTCCGGAGATCCAAGCTCAGAACCGCGTTCTCAGACACTGCGGCCTCACCGACGAGGACTACGTCGTGCTCTTCGCGCCGAGTTACCGAGACGCCATGATGCTGGTCGGGGAGAGCTACCCCTTCTTCCGTCATAACTACTACATGTCCATCCTCGACGAGGAGGCGGACTGCGTGCGGGAGTTCGCGGCGTACAAGGACGCGAAGGTGATCGCGGCGCCGGCGACATGGCTGGACCTCAGGATCAAGGGCTCGCAGCTGAGCCAATACTTCAGGAGGAAGAGCAAGCAGAGGCCCAAGGGGCTATTCGCCTACCCGGCGGAGGCCAGGGGGGCGCGGTACTCGATGCACTGGGTCTCGGAGGCGCACCGCAACTCGTGGCACGTGCTCCTCGACGCTGCGGCGCTCGTCGTCGGGGAGGATCGGCTCAGCCTCGCCCTGCACAGGCCCGACTTCGTGTTGTGTACGCTCGACAACACCCACGCCAACCCTTCCAAGGTCACCTGCCTTCTGGTGAGGCGGAGGGCCTTCGACACGACGCTGCCTCAGCTCGAGGGTTGA